Genomic window (Rosa chinensis cultivar Old Blush chromosome 6, RchiOBHm-V2, whole genome shotgun sequence):
TAGTTGTACTTGGTAGGTAATTTCAGTTGCTTAGCCAGCCACATCTTATCTTTCGGCCCATGTTTTCTGTTATGGCCCATTGCTGCCGTCACCGATCACTAAAACTATCTGGGGAAGGTTACGACTGGAGCTGAATGAAGCCTAATGAGGTGGGCCTACAGCAGATTGATATCATTCGACTTTTGGCATAAATTCTATGTTACAATTTTCAACAAACCCTTGTGCCTTTGCTGAAATCGGACATCAACTTCATTTATTATTTGGCAAAGTAAAATAACTAGTTGTTTTTGTATGAAAATTATTCTATACACCGATGGTGCAAATGACACAACACTTATAAAATGATCTCAACTCTTATAACTAATTGTTTTTGTATCAAATTCAATATCTCCCCCAAATACATTCAGCTATTCTTAATTTCTAATTACAACTCATTGATTATGGTGTAATTTCAAGATTCCCaaaaacaactaattctttcaTATATCCCAAAATAGAAaatttaatataatatatatagagaaagagaagttttaaatacacacccttaattacttaatacacactccttactcaatagttaatacacctaccatttaattattcattctaatattttactaaatacacaacctaaattacctaaaatatccttaacctaaaaaaccatgaaatacactattatttaactacattaaggctactattttatttgattagtatatattaacatattagtattttataattgaccatattaattacttgtgttagttattgagaaatccataaggaattattattgttcccttcaaatagatgcttagaaataggttttgtattatttaagttctcatccaccaaacaccatattgatcaagtataaaattttgaatcgaacattcaaccaaaactgtatcagtagtttctccacaatggcggaactactaaattgtcattggatggtcaaacaaattaacaattacaaagttttatacctgtaattttttatattagataataaattgactagtcataacttttagaaagaaaaaagggtccttgaccaaaagcaccaaaatgaatcaaaattatcccacttaccccagcaacatatttttattcccacttacccaatttaaagtAAATTGACTTTTCTACCCTCCACCTAATTAACAAACAACATCATTGTCCTCTCTCATCATTTCTGCAgatcgagctctctctctctctctctctctctctctctctctctctctctctctctctctctctctctctctcccctccaaaATCCGGTTCCGGACTCCGACGTTCAGCATCAAAGTTCGAAGTGGCGCGGCCGACTAGGAACCACAGGGCAGTCTCAACATTGGCTGCGGCGCCAGGCAGCAGGTCTCGGCTTCGTTCGTGAACTCCTTCCGAGTCACCGCCGTCGCCGACCACCTGCTAGTCCACGTCCAATCTGCAGTTGCGCGCCGAGTTTTTGCTGCTAGTTCAGAGCTTGATCGATAGGGTTTCGGAGAACCTGCACAGGAGTTTCGATTTGGAGAGCACAGAGAAGGAGAAAGCGAAGAGTGGGCGGAGCTACTGGATTATTCGAGAAAGGAGTTGAGAGATGGCGGTGGTGAATTGGAGAGCTATGTTAGGGTTTTGGATAGAGTATTGGAATTGGACTGCAACCGGCGGTGGAGCGGTCTTCTGGAGTGCAGGAGGCGAACTCGCTTTCGGTCCCGGTCTGCAACCAGCGAAGAACAAGACAAGGTgcccaatattttttttctgtttttggttaaCTTTGGGCAGACGCAGGCTAAAAAATCTGAATGGAGGCTCATAAACTTTGGGCTTGCAAGGTCACTGCTCCAACCTAGAAGTAATGAACAAAAAGAGGCTCACAAACTTTTggctttgaatttttttttttaacaatgcATTTTTGGTTTCAGTGGGTTTGTATGGgtaataataaatttttttattaaggGCAGAAGgcgcagaaagaaagaaaaaagaaaaaaaaagtgtctattggagggcaatagacctATATTGaagggcaataaatgttttgaattgatgtattCTCATCGTTTTTTgtcttaatcaaagttttatttgtttaattttacggagattagttctcattccagtGACTGCaatgtctattaggggcaatagacgtatattggggggcaatagacgtctattggggggcaatacatggctgatagtcatctattgggagggcaatacatggttaatagacgtctattgggaggcaatacatggttgatagtcgtctattgcccttttattggagggcaatagacgtctattggggggcaatacatggctgatagtcgtctattggggggcaatagatgtctattagggggcaaaaaaactttccggtgggtggtagccggtgatcggaatccggcggccggtgaccggattccagcgaaaattggccggattccggtgaccgCTCACTGGATTCCGgtgaagttggccggaatccggaggccggtgaccggaatacGGCTGCCGGTgatcggactccggcgaagtcccctatggtttctctctcttccattctctctctctctctctctctttaaataacaaaggtgagggtaaaatggtattaaaaaaataataaaaacaaaaaaaaaatcttaatggggtattagggaagacctccttagagtgttttgggtaagagggaattaaaaaaacttagtggggtaagtgggaaaaaaatctctaaaaatggtgtaaatggacaaaaacccaagaaaaaaaaactaaaagtgggagtaaagcgatttgtttcaaaaacatttaatgccatagattttgaaattataaatgatatggtttctcaccccatttaattacaatttatttaaggaaaattttaattagatggtttctaactttattcttgttttaaatgaggatgcatgtatataaatttattgtgtttataattatagaatcatacaaggaagatatgattattattattatttttcttctaatatatagatgtctattttggtcatttaatctacctataaaatctgatttgaaatgtaaaataataagaatgtgtattaagtagtttgggatgtgtatttaaaatttctcatatagaaaaaatgtaaatataaaaaaaaaaattaggtatATAAGACACCTCTCCTCTTCTCCTATTTCTCatgttttacattttttttttgaatgaaaaacGAAATgatcaatttgcatacaaataGTGGATGTAAAATGACTTGTAACAAAAATTGATAATTGTGATCAATTAAGAACATGAAGAATGGGAGCCCGTCCTACAAAGAAGCACAAGCATGACTTCACTACCCCATTAGAAAAGAACAAGTGGTTATAAAACTAATTAAGAGGCTTAGAGCCTTAGAGAACTGCTAGTAAAGTACTTAAAAGAAACTTTTGCCCACTTTAGACTAATACAAAGTGTAACCTAAAACCCTACCATTAAGGAACTATCACTATGACTTACCCAATAACTCACTCCTTTTTTTtccattaaaataaaaacacaaaattaatttcttttaataaataagttaatTACCATGGTGGCCTACTATTATAATTTTCATTACAGCAGAATCACTCGGGGAGATTCTTCTGACGTTGGACTTTTGTAAAGATTCTAGCTTCGTTGGGTCCCGATGGGAGCTAATCCGACCCAGTGCATGGGTGCCACGTATCACAGGCTTAATAAAGAGCAATTAAAGGTGGACACGCAGCCTTTGATGGTGGTGGATGGCGTTCTGCTCACTAAGTAAGCTGTCTTTTCCAAAGACAAAGGAAATTTTGGGGTCCCCATGATCGATGGGATTGGGATGTGGAGTTGAGCTTTAACCCcctttgattatcaatttaacaCCTTTCACATCCCATCATTCTTTCCTTAATTGGAAAAAGACCTGTGTAGGGGGTTCTCTTCCTACCACTGGCTATCCATGCAACCAGAGGTCGCTAGCTAGGCTCGACTGCACCGTGGGTTTGTGTGCATTGAGAAAAGATGGGCGGAGAAGGAGAGGGTTGAATTCCTTACGTTTATCGAAAGACAAATCTTAAAGTTAAAATTATTCTGTCGAAATTATTTAAGAGAGTATTTAGTATATTAACGTGAACTTGcactaaaataaaaatattggaTAAAATTAAGTACATATtttagttattaaaaaaaaattagatataaataTTAGCAGTTAAAATATGTTAAATTTGTTGATTCACTTGTATTACCGATATATAAaagaattttttcattttttaatagAATAATTTTCATTACAATTATTGTGCCACGTGTATGGTGTGATAGGCTAATAGGATTGTAACTGAGAGGTGATTTCAAAATTTCGCTAAATGCCTATGGGGATAGCATGGGTATgagatattattattttttttatatactttgtAAGTGAAATGTGGTAAGTTTGACTCATACATTCTTAATTGTAATATTATAAAATTTACTAATtaataagtaaataaaatatttattaaaagagaAATGGATTGTTATTTTATTGTTGGGAATACATCAAGAGACTCATACATCAATCACTATACGTGAAAAACATAACACTGGACCGATTATATATTACTTAAAATTATCAATGGAACCGCCGTGTGTTAACATGATTACACACCTTGGTATTAAGTGTAACTAGTCGTTCTTAGATATCATTACGAGGTTTCTCAAGGACGTGCGTCGGCCACTCATTTGGAGTACCCAAACATAAAAGTGCACTAAACTTTACCATAATTATCCACTTGGAAACAAAAATGGGTTTCAGAAAGCAATAATCTCATACAATATTCGTAGCAAAGTGCATGGTAATTtggcaataaaaaaaaaattctggccCATGCGCTTAGGTAAAGTAATTAGGTATAATTATCGATCATGGTGGCTGTAGACTGTAGTGATGGTGAAATGGGTTGTCGGGTGGTTGAAGGTGCATCCACACCATGCTACACCCCATGTATCACTGTCTCGTGGCATACTGACAATTTTTCTGTCTTCTCCTTCAATATTTTACCAGGTGAATCTACCTATCCCCCTTTTTTAATTCAATCCCATAATAACAAAGTCATCTCTCAACTAAACCACACTGCTTGGGATTACCCGGACGAACACGATGTAAAAAATGGAGTTAGAATTAGATTAGATCAGGGTTCGATATTCATAATAGTAGTTCCTGGTTTAAACTCTGTTAGACTGAAGTAGTACCAGTCACACTACCATAGAACCTTCAAAGTACTAGTTGCTTTGGAATAAGAGAATATACTACAATTCAACGGCCTCGATTGCTTAATAATTGGTTGTGGGACCTCCAATAATATACTCATCGTTTTAACCATTTATATCAATTTGACCAGAATTTCTTCCCTATTACAGTAACCTCCCGGAACTCGGGTAGCTGCCGGGAAATGTATCAGACGGCCCGGATGGGGTCCAATAATTGCAGAGTGGGACCCGATCCAGGTTTGGAAACTGGATCAGAGTCGGTCGACGTGGGACTTACGTTATTAAATTATGTCCCTTATAGGACAGGCCAAGTAGAATTGAATTCAGGCTACATGGACAATATCATATCTTccagtttttactttttaccaagcaagatgatgaagaagaagaagaagcaaactaattttaaagagagagagaacaattAATAATTGACCTAGTATTAAGGTCGGAATTACAAATTATAGACTATAGTTTTTATAGCTAAGGTGAATTTGATGCAGGTGATGAGTGATCTGGATGGTACCTAGAGGGCACCAACTTCGACGAGCTTGGGGACGAGGTGGCCAGTGAGGTGGAGGGCCACCAGGGATTCGAGGCCGCCGACGCAGGTGCCGCCGATGAAGACGGAGGGCGGGATGTTATTCCGGGGCTTGTCGTCGTCGAcggcggaggaggagggagGGGGACAAGGGAGAGCGGCGATCTCGTGGTCGTCCAACTCGATGACGGTAGGGTGGACCCCAATAGTAGCAAGGAGCTTCTTCATGACGTGGCACATGCAGCAGGAAGTTCGGCTGAAGATGATGACGGGGTGCTCGGAGATGAGGCGGCGGATGCGGGTCTCGGCGGACTCGGCGACGTCGATGGAGAGGGAGGAAGGGTTTGGGGTAGGAGGGGAGGTGGATAGGCCGAGGTGGACGACGTCGTTGGAGCAACGACGTAGGCCCTGCATCGCCGGAAAAGCCAGAGGGAATTGgagtgagggagagagagagagagagaagtgtgAGGTGGTGTTGATGTCAACGGCAAGGCAGAGCGGAAGTGGGTGTGGGTGTGGGTGTGGGTGTGAGGGAGTTGGGGGTGAGATTTTATAAATGAAGGAGAGGGCTAGGTGCGCTTGCTTACATCACAATGTACTGTGTTTTCATACTTCCTTTGCGATCGAAGGTTATCGTGACATTTCGATGCCCACGCGCTGCTATTCTGTTCCGTAATGTCACGATCGATCAGATTTACACACACGAAAATGTTACAAATCTCTCGCAACTAAGAATAATACAAGATTCAATTGAAACATCTGAATCTAATAGCGAAACGTTGAGAATTTCTATCTTGTTAAGTTCATCATGTTTTTCTATAGGGGAGAGAAACCTCTCCTAAGATTCTAATCTGCCTAGCCTATCTAAGCTTTCAACAACAAAGTGACACGTAGCCAAACTTATATCAAATGACCTataataaatttaatttttttttatctccatttttatttgagtttagatTGCCGCGCTGTTGGTTTTGTTTCACTCGCTTTCTCCCTCTCTTGTTCTTTGGCTACCCTGATAAAGTAAAAACACAAGCGCATCCTTTCTACAGAGGTTCGTATATAGATGAGCTTGAATTGAATCAAGAATTACAATGGTCAATCATTGACCGtcacacaaatttttttttatttttttttaaataaaatgaacaagggaggttctattcatacctccaaatttggcatttggatctccccacttaatagacctctaacttacttttacaaataactattttgctatctacacctctctaatcTTCCTATAATGCCCAtagtccaataaaatcaataaaggCCCCCCAtttttttagattctattcatactttcaaaaatcattAGTTTGACCTCCTTTAGTTTTTGAATATTTGGAATtgcagcaaatttttttttttttggaagttcatcctccatatacTAGTTACAGAGGTGCTAgcactttttcaatgaattgtcgACTCTTGGTTAGGCAACATTGCTCATCATCTTGTACaaatatgttttccaagtattattttcattgcatttagatGTCATTGTCCCTAAACTGATTCAATAGCAACTTGAAATGAACATggttcttttgttttagatatgtatgggatagtggaggaaattacaataattaacCGTGAGTCTAGTGCATTCTCTATAGATTTATATCATAGGGTTtaatttttcatcatatctatagaatagttccacataaaattgCTCTGACTAATGATGTGCGGGAAGATCTTGTATACAACTACCCATTGCTGCGTTTATCATATAAATGTGTTAGAGTACTACTTTTTGTCGCCGCTTGTTCACATGTTTGTTTGCATTCAGAATGAGTAGGGCTTCATCAACTGAGATGTCTTTGTATTTTCCATTAtctctccttttattttttattttttattttttattttttattttttattttttattttttattttttatagtgCAGTGATAGATCTTGTAAATTTTCAGCTGTGTGAGCAAGGAAGTTTATCACTTTACAAGGACAAAgtcaaattctgaaaattttgactacAACGTAAAATAATGTTTGGTGATATATATTTTAGCGTTTCTATTGGAGGAGAAAGTTTTCCCCAAGTTGAAGAGTATTACTGTTCGTagagataagaagagattttttttttccttgtttatgtctttattggtaatttgacatgagttgacaaagtcaactattatttgaaaaaaaaaaaaaaaaaaaaaaaagaggtctaaataccaatattagaggtatgaatagaagctcccgaTGAACAATTCTTAAATAATTCTTCACTAGTGAGACTCACAAAATAAATTGTTTCATTGTCTTGTTGACATTTACATGTCTTGATCCTTTTAACATAATTGATTAATTGGTTAGATATTCTACCATTCCAGAGAGCAATGAATATATAACCTGAGCATATCAAGATAAAACACAATCAGTGTGATTGTTTTATGGGAAAAATGCACAGTTAGTGGCTGAAGACtgtcagaatgatacctgaacttttaaacgtatcaatgtgatacctggacttctATTTTGTTGTCAACGTTATACCCACGTCAAGTTTCCGTCAATTTTGATCACGTGTGACGCACGTGAGGCcgaaatgagggcaaaaaagacttttccactccatcaaaatcctaaatgaataaattcaaaattgaaaataaaaacagaataatttatttcattgaaaataaaagatgattaattttttttgctttttctactAACCAAGATCAATAGAATatattcttaaaaaaataaaaaatctcaaTCCGATAAGTATAAACCTAACATTTCTTCATGTTCATAttctcaaacccagaaaaaaagcaaaaaacaaaaaaaacaaaagaaatcccaattgttcatgttcttgaacccattcatgttcattcattcattctctCGCATAAACGTTTTTGCCTCTTCCGAAAAGGAGagccctttctctctctaaagtcCAAAGCCTTCAACTTTTCGCTTATGGGTATTGAAGCCACGAAGAACACAAGCAGAATTGTTGGGTAGAACGAAGAATCATCATCCTTTACCTTTCTATAAGTTCCACTGATTGTTCACGTATATtgggttttcttttattttttgaatattgGTTTATATATTCACGATGATAATCAGCTCTGGTGTTCATAGCTAGCTGGGCTCTCCGTCCTCCTTCCTCAATCTCAAGTCCCGCTTTGAGTACCATGAAAGTTTACAGAGAACCCAATGCAAATCCAAATCTCAATCCCAATCTcattttcagtttcaatttcGTCCTCCAAAATGAAGGACAGAGTCTTCTCCAAAATGAAGATCTGAAATCGGCGATGGAGTGCCAACCTTTACACAAGAACAACAACTACCCGAACCCAAATGGAGTTCTGTGACGACTTGAAGGTTGGGAGAAAGATTGACCATAGGGATgacaatggggcgggttggggatggggatcacaataccatccccatccccgaggtcattctctacccccatccccgccccaatccccaataaaattatattggggattccccatccccatccccactggggactaaacctccaaacccgccccaaatccccaataagaatttaataaataaaatgtttttttttctcatattgccttttttaaaatcaaaatctacaacaaataaatttaaaacatgattaaattcataaatcataattcattgagtgcaaaagtcaaaacatcattaaagtaaagtagtaaatgtatatatttatgatttatattataaaaaataaattaaaatatatatagttaaatatatgtatatattattggggcgggtttggggatggggatcacaataccatccccgccccatccccaatcttagatagcggggattggggatccccatccccattccccatttgtccccgaattctccccccatcaggggagggtatccaatggagctccgctcctctggggatttttgccatccctaattGACCAGTACATGAAGCTGGCTCCTTTTGAGGGAGATATCGAGTTGAATGTGAAATTGATCGAAATGTATGGGAGGTGTGGGAGTATGAGGGATGCACGCAAGGTGTTTGATAGAATGCCTGAGAGAAATTTGAGTTTGTGGCATTCGATGATCAATGGGTATGCTTTGAATGGGAAAATCGGCAAGTGAAGTTAGAGAGTGGTTGATCgaggggagaggaagaagacgagaggTGGAGGGgtgaaaaaaatttaattaaaaaaaaattaaaggtaaATGGATcctttttattaaaaatatttaaaatatttttaccaaaaaaatatatatttaaaatgtCAGTTATATgggcaaatcagtctttttactTCCATTTTATACCTCACGTGTCTCACACGTGGTAAATTTAACGGAGTCGTGACTGAAACTTGACGTGGGTACAATATTGACAACAAAACAGAAGTCCAGGTATCACTTTGATACGTTTAAAAGtccaggtatcattttgacagtcctcagagTCTTCAGACACTGAGTGTGcttttttctcttgttttatATATATCTAGCTGTTCGTTGCTATCTAAGTTtataagataaaaattaaaattctataaaatacaaataaaattcTACATAGGATTATAATATTCTTTCAAGTACTTCTTGACAGAGCGACGACTGAAAGAGATTATTGATCGATGATTTAGATGTACGTTATAGATATTTATACAAAATATCTTATTTCTTCTTAGAAACACAAATGAAAGACTGTAAGATTAAAGTATGCATGACGTGTAGTAAGGGCCATACGTTTCCGGCCTTCCCCCTGGAAGATGATGGTTTAGATTGAGTCGAAGCCTTGAAGTATAGGTTCACTGCTTGACTTGAATGAGGAAAGAATGAAAGATAGTACGAGCCTATGAGGAAGCACGAATGAATTATTGGAAGATGGGGAAGTAGATCGACGAGCTCAAGGAGCGCGTGGGAAATCTCGGGTATTGCGATACAATGCGGTAGCTCGGAAATACTGGACATTTGCCGGTGGATTTAGCGTGGAACGGTcacatggggggggggggggggggggggggggggaggggggagtGATAGTCATCGTCAGTAAATGAGGGTGACGTCAGATTGACTTAGACGT
Coding sequences:
- the LOC112173286 gene encoding glutaredoxin-C6 — translated: MQGLRRCSNDVVHLGLSTSPPTPNPSSLSIDVAESAETRIRRLISEHPVIIFSRTSCCMCHVMKKLLATIGVHPTVIELDDHEIAALPCPPPSSSAVDDDKPRNNIPPSVFIGGTCVGGLESLVALHLTGHLVPKLVEVGAL